A single Brevundimonas sp. M20 DNA region contains:
- a CDS encoding cbb3-type cytochrome c oxidase subunit I — MSREFERETGFDTTLYEQFPTTGPRPEGEVEELERIWCRPKGWQWITAINNNFVGVYYVGAAMLFFVLAGVLAVLMRTQLAVPMAGVLPAETYNQIFTVHGTMMMFLFAVPAVEALAVLLLPQMLGARDLPFPRLSAYAFWAYLIGGLAFFCSLFFGLAPNGGWFMYPPLSSTAFSPGINADFWLLGIGFIEISAIAGAVEIIVGVLRNRAPGMTLDKLPIFAWAMLIFAGMIIIAFPSVILATTLMELERVFGWPFFDPLKGGDPMLWQHLFWFFGHPEVYIIFLPAAGAMSTMIPAIARTPLVGHNAVVLAMLATGFISFGVWAHHMFTTGMPTISTSYFSSASMAVSVPAGIQVFAWIATIAAGKMRFTTSGLFVTGAIITFVMGGLTGVMVAMVPFDWQAHDSYFIVAHLHYVLIGGMVFPFFAAIYYWLPMSSTRPLSERMGKWVFWLMFTGMHVTFLPMHLSGLMAMPRRVFTYLPGRGLELPNLISSIGTAITALGVLLWIIDMIRNFRPFGDKDSGDIHGSPGLEWLPTGLYSVRSIPVVKSLYPLWEQKNLARDVEAGRYFLPNAPTGARETLVTSTLNAEPQYLQRMPSPSPWHVWAAIFTAGLFLLLTVQAYVASAISGVLAVWCIMHWCWMLDRPRIAETVDIGGGVRVPTYMSGPSSHGWWAMVITLIVAGMIALLAGFSYVFLWSRNPQDWIAPPPATGLYLTLGANLIGALLAWLSCRVLSLDRPRSPVIATLLMLLATAALGAAWWTDLNGWIDTGLKASATGQGATVFALLSWHGFFMGIVALMALYAVLRLLFGHVEARRPSTFQLIALFLTYSASQGAFSAALTALFPGAP; from the coding sequence GTGAGCCGCGAGTTCGAGAGGGAAACGGGGTTCGACACCACCCTGTACGAGCAATTCCCCACCACCGGGCCTCGTCCGGAAGGCGAGGTCGAGGAACTGGAACGCATCTGGTGCCGCCCTAAAGGCTGGCAGTGGATCACCGCGATCAACAACAATTTCGTCGGCGTCTACTATGTGGGCGCCGCCATGTTGTTCTTTGTACTGGCGGGCGTCCTTGCGGTCCTGATGCGGACCCAGCTGGCCGTGCCGATGGCGGGCGTCCTTCCGGCCGAGACCTACAACCAGATCTTCACCGTGCACGGCACGATGATGATGTTCCTGTTCGCCGTTCCCGCCGTCGAGGCGCTGGCGGTGCTGCTTCTGCCCCAGATGCTGGGCGCGCGGGACCTGCCCTTCCCGCGCCTCAGCGCCTACGCCTTCTGGGCCTATCTGATTGGCGGACTGGCCTTCTTCTGCTCCCTGTTCTTCGGTCTCGCTCCGAACGGCGGCTGGTTCATGTACCCGCCGCTCAGTTCGACCGCCTTCTCGCCCGGGATCAACGCTGACTTCTGGCTCCTTGGTATCGGCTTCATCGAGATTTCCGCCATCGCCGGAGCCGTCGAGATCATTGTCGGCGTGCTGCGCAACCGCGCGCCCGGCATGACGCTGGACAAGCTGCCCATCTTCGCCTGGGCCATGCTGATCTTCGCCGGGATGATCATCATCGCCTTCCCGTCGGTGATCCTCGCCACCACCCTGATGGAGCTGGAGCGGGTCTTCGGCTGGCCGTTCTTCGACCCGCTCAAGGGCGGAGACCCGATGCTGTGGCAGCACCTGTTCTGGTTCTTCGGCCACCCCGAGGTCTACATCATCTTCCTGCCCGCCGCAGGGGCCATGTCGACCATGATTCCGGCTATCGCGCGCACGCCGCTGGTCGGCCACAACGCCGTGGTTCTGGCCATGCTGGCCACCGGCTTCATCAGTTTCGGCGTGTGGGCGCACCACATGTTCACCACCGGCATGCCGACCATCTCGACCAGCTATTTCTCGTCGGCGTCAATGGCAGTGTCGGTGCCCGCGGGCATCCAGGTCTTCGCCTGGATCGCCACCATCGCGGCGGGCAAGATGCGCTTCACCACCTCCGGCCTGTTCGTCACCGGCGCCATCATCACCTTCGTCATGGGCGGTCTGACCGGGGTGATGGTCGCCATGGTCCCGTTCGACTGGCAGGCCCACGACAGCTACTTCATCGTCGCCCACCTGCACTATGTGCTGATCGGCGGGATGGTCTTCCCCTTCTTCGCCGCCATCTACTACTGGCTGCCCATGTCGTCGACACGCCCGCTCAGCGAGCGGATGGGCAAGTGGGTGTTCTGGCTGATGTTCACGGGCATGCACGTGACCTTCCTGCCCATGCACCTCAGCGGGTTGATGGCCATGCCGCGCCGCGTCTTCACCTATCTTCCCGGACGTGGGCTGGAGCTGCCCAACCTGATCTCCAGCATCGGCACGGCGATCACGGCGCTGGGCGTCCTCCTCTGGATCATCGACATGATCCGCAACTTCCGCCCCTTCGGCGACAAGGACAGCGGCGATATCCACGGCTCACCCGGGCTCGAATGGCTGCCGACCGGCCTCTACTCGGTCCGCTCGATTCCGGTCGTGAAAAGCCTCTATCCCCTGTGGGAGCAGAAGAACCTCGCCCGCGACGTCGAAGCCGGACGCTACTTCCTGCCGAACGCTCCAACCGGCGCGCGGGAGACCCTGGTCACCTCCACCCTCAACGCCGAGCCGCAATACCTGCAACGGATGCCGTCGCCCTCCCCCTGGCATGTCTGGGCGGCGATCTTCACGGCGGGTCTATTCCTGCTGCTGACCGTGCAGGCCTATGTCGCATCGGCCATCAGCGGCGTTCTGGCCGTCTGGTGCATCATGCACTGGTGCTGGATGCTGGATCGCCCGCGCATCGCCGAGACGGTCGATATCGGCGGCGGCGTTCGAGTGCCGACCTATATGAGCGGCCCGTCCAGCCACGGCTGGTGGGCCATGGTCATCACCCTGATCGTGGCCGGCATGATCGCTCTGCTGGCGGGCTTCAGCTACGTCTTCCTGTGGAGCCGCAACCCGCAGGACTGGATCGCCCCTCCGCCGGCGACGGGTCTCTACCTTACCCTTGGCGCCAACCTCATCGGAGCCCTCCTCGCCTGGCTGTCGTGCAGGGTGCTGTCACTGGACCGCCCGCGCAGCCCGGTGATCGCGACCCTGCTGATGCTGCTGGCGACCGCCGCCCTGGGCGCGGCGTGGTGGACCGATCTGAACGGCTGGATCGACACCGGTCTCAAGGCCTCGGCGACGGGTCAGGGCGCCACGGTCTTCGCCCTGTTGTCCTGGCACGGCTTCTTCATGGGGATCGTCGCCCTGATGGCGCTGTACGCGGTTTTGCGACTGCTGTTCGGCCACGTCGAGGCGCGTCGCCCCTCAACCTTCCAGTTGATCGCCCTGTTCCTCACCTACTCCGCCAGTCAGGGCGCGTTTTCCGCCGCCCTCACCGCCCTCTTCCCGGGCGCGCCATGA
- a CDS encoding cytochrome c family protein, with protein sequence MIALTALLCACADKSEPPRALMGADAARGVRVIERVGCAACHDTPGVGWPKGLAGPSLHGFADSPLIAGQFPNRPDQLVRFLKDAPSMAPATAMPAMPLTEAEARDVAAYLYTLHD encoded by the coding sequence GTGATCGCCCTGACCGCCCTTCTGTGCGCCTGCGCGGACAAGAGCGAGCCTCCGCGCGCCCTTATGGGCGCGGACGCCGCCCGGGGTGTGCGGGTGATTGAGCGCGTTGGATGCGCCGCCTGTCACGACACGCCAGGCGTCGGATGGCCGAAAGGGCTGGCCGGGCCTTCGCTGCACGGATTCGCCGACAGCCCGCTGATCGCGGGACAGTTCCCGAACAGGCCGGACCAGTTGGTCCGCTTTCTGAAGGACGCGCCGTCGATGGCGCCCGCCACCGCCATGCCCGCGATGCCGCTGACCGAAGCCGAGGCCCGAGACGTGGCCGCCTACCTGTACACGCTCCATGACTAG
- a CDS encoding cytochrome b, translating to MINRLIGNILEWAAGHHDERRYSPVAIVFHWTMAALIVFQLFWGWWMGRLPVGGEKVAAHSLHYAVGVLMLVLAMGRGAWRLLAPGPINDADKPGWESNAATVTHYLFYTCLFGLPLTGWAMVSATEREQSLTLLGLVAWPLMPFQDLNNVTRWRIEAVTEWMHWGLIVTLLLLIPLHIGAALKHQIIDRDDVLHGMLPVVPQPKRRRTRWQRRYRAVEQRVRALARRRFGLSRRR from the coding sequence GTGATCAACCGCCTCATCGGGAACATCCTTGAATGGGCCGCGGGCCACCACGACGAGCGCCGTTATTCGCCCGTGGCCATCGTCTTTCACTGGACGATGGCGGCCCTGATCGTTTTCCAGCTGTTTTGGGGCTGGTGGATGGGACGCCTGCCGGTCGGGGGCGAGAAGGTGGCGGCGCACAGCCTTCACTACGCCGTCGGCGTGCTGATGCTGGTGCTCGCCATGGGGCGAGGCGCCTGGCGCCTGCTGGCGCCCGGGCCGATCAACGACGCCGACAAACCGGGCTGGGAAAGCAATGCCGCCACGGTCACCCACTACCTGTTCTACACCTGCCTGTTCGGCCTGCCCCTGACCGGTTGGGCGATGGTCTCGGCCACAGAGCGCGAGCAGAGCCTGACCCTGCTGGGCCTCGTCGCCTGGCCCCTGATGCCGTTCCAGGACCTGAACAACGTCACCCGCTGGCGGATCGAGGCGGTGACGGAATGGATGCACTGGGGCCTGATCGTCACCCTGCTGCTGCTCATTCCCCTGCACATCGGCGCTGCGCTCAAGCACCAGATCATCGATCGGGACGACGTACTCCACGGGATGCTTCCGGTCGTGCCGCAGCCGAAGCGGCGGCGGACGCGCTGGCAACGTCGGTATCGGGCGGTCGAGCAGCGGGTGCGTGCTCTAGCCAGGCGGCGATTTGGGCTATCTCGGCGTCGGTGA
- a CDS encoding cytochrome P450 — protein sequence MQWLFNLSTVIWRRLMLLVQGLRALLWLIAAGIGAVFGKGGTIASRLGAAIGGPKGQRMVFGLLRLFQPNLVLRRRIIESYPNNGITAIATRRADVIDILSREADFGVVYAPRMEMITAGENFFLGMQDTPRYTRDTSNMRLVVRRDDVPEIVTPYVSTAAAGIVAMAPGAIDVPQALTQPVAAGLLDHYFGTPGPSEAAIAEWTTLLFWYLFIDLQADPDLDARARKAAADFRVWMDAHIAERRKAPHRDDVLGRCLAMGEARLPGMSDRDIRNNLIGLLIGELPTLSAAANLALDELLDRPKAFAAACAAARADDDAALSAHVFEALRFRPLNPVVYRRAMRDTTIAAGALRRRSIRKDSIVMASNLSAMFDPLAIPDPTRFRTDRPWETYMLWGYGMHVCFGAHINRAVLPAMLKPLLARPNLRRAAGPGGRIDKAGTPFPQHLHLVFDT from the coding sequence ATGCAATGGCTGTTCAACCTGTCGACCGTGATCTGGCGCCGGCTGATGCTGCTCGTTCAGGGGCTCCGGGCCCTGCTCTGGCTGATCGCCGCGGGCATCGGCGCAGTGTTCGGCAAGGGCGGGACGATCGCGAGCCGGCTCGGCGCCGCCATCGGCGGGCCGAAGGGGCAGCGCATGGTGTTCGGGCTGCTGCGGCTGTTCCAGCCCAATCTGGTGCTCCGGCGGCGGATCATCGAGTCCTATCCCAACAACGGCATCACCGCGATCGCGACCCGACGGGCCGATGTCATCGACATCCTGAGCCGCGAGGCGGATTTCGGCGTGGTCTACGCCCCGCGCATGGAGATGATCACCGCCGGTGAGAACTTCTTTCTCGGGATGCAGGACACCCCTCGCTACACCCGCGATACCTCCAACATGCGGCTTGTGGTGCGGCGCGACGATGTGCCGGAAATCGTCACCCCCTATGTCTCGACCGCCGCCGCCGGGATCGTCGCCATGGCGCCCGGCGCGATCGACGTGCCTCAAGCCCTGACCCAGCCGGTCGCCGCCGGACTGCTGGACCACTATTTCGGCACGCCGGGCCCATCGGAGGCGGCGATCGCCGAATGGACCACCCTGCTGTTCTGGTATCTGTTCATCGACCTGCAGGCCGATCCCGATCTCGATGCGCGCGCCAGAAAGGCGGCGGCGGACTTCCGGGTCTGGATGGACGCCCACATCGCCGAGCGCCGCAAGGCCCCGCACAGGGATGACGTGCTCGGTCGTTGTCTGGCGATGGGCGAGGCCCGCCTGCCGGGGATGAGTGATCGCGACATCCGCAACAATCTGATCGGACTGTTGATCGGCGAACTGCCGACGCTTTCCGCAGCCGCCAATCTGGCGCTCGACGAACTGCTGGATCGACCCAAGGCGTTCGCCGCCGCCTGCGCCGCGGCGCGCGCCGACGACGATGCGGCGCTGTCCGCCCATGTCTTCGAGGCGCTCCGGTTCCGGCCGCTCAACCCCGTCGTCTATCGCCGCGCGATGAGGGACACCACAATCGCCGCCGGCGCACTTCGCCGCCGCAGCATCCGCAAGGACAGCATCGTCATGGCGTCGAACCTGTCGGCGATGTTCGATCCGCTGGCGATACCCGATCCCACCCGATTCCGCACCGACCGGCCGTGGGAGACCTACATGCTGTGGGGCTACGGCATGCACGTCTGCTTCGGCGCGCACATCAACCGCGCGGTGCTGCCCGCCATGCTCAAGCCGCTACTCGCCCGCCCCAACCTGCGCCGCGCGGCGGGCCCCGGCGGGCGGATCGACAAGGCGGGCACACCCTTTCCCCAGCACCTGCACCTGGTGTTCGACACCTGA
- a CDS encoding sorbosone dehydrogenase family protein, whose product MMRRLLATSALTLAVAVTACGRPAENLNQTGPNPELPNRNETLIPPMKIASPAGWDGEAPTVPQGFRITAMATDLKIPRQMLVLPNGDILVAEGSGGKAPKLRPKDVIAGVIKARGKSSVKGGNRITLLRDADGDGTPEVRTVFIENLDAPYGLAFVDGNLYVANQDALLRFPYQEGQTRITAPGEVLTRLPAEVNHHWTKSLTASADGTKLYVGIGSNSNVGERGMSVEEERAVVWEIDRLTGARRTIATGIRNPTALAIEPTSGQLWAVVNERDELGPELVPDYLTSVRDGAFYGWPYSYWGKTVDPRVRPARPDLVERAVAPDYALGSHVAALGLSFATNGGFGGGFSQGAFIGEHGSWNRQDLSGYKVSWVAFSNGRPVGQPVDFVTGFLADGKARGRPVGVTFDPQRRILLIADDLSNTVWRVAPAG is encoded by the coding sequence ATGATGCGCCGCCTGCTCGCCACCTCCGCCCTGACCCTCGCCGTCGCCGTCACCGCCTGTGGTCGGCCTGCGGAAAACCTGAACCAGACCGGACCGAACCCGGAGCTGCCGAACCGCAATGAGACCCTGATCCCGCCGATGAAGATCGCGTCGCCCGCCGGTTGGGACGGCGAGGCGCCGACCGTCCCGCAGGGCTTCCGCATCACGGCGATGGCGACGGACCTGAAAATCCCGCGCCAGATGCTGGTGCTGCCCAACGGCGACATCCTTGTCGCGGAAGGGTCGGGCGGCAAGGCGCCCAAGCTGCGGCCCAAGGACGTGATCGCGGGCGTCATCAAGGCGCGCGGCAAGTCATCGGTGAAGGGCGGAAACCGGATCACCTTGCTGCGGGACGCTGACGGCGACGGTACGCCGGAAGTTCGGACAGTCTTTATAGAGAACCTCGACGCGCCCTACGGCCTGGCCTTCGTGGACGGCAATCTCTACGTCGCCAATCAGGACGCCTTGCTGCGCTTTCCCTATCAGGAGGGGCAGACCCGGATCACCGCGCCGGGCGAAGTCCTGACCCGCCTGCCGGCCGAGGTGAACCATCACTGGACGAAGTCCCTGACCGCCAGCGCTGACGGGACCAAGCTCTATGTGGGCATCGGCTCCAACAGCAATGTCGGCGAGCGCGGCATGTCGGTGGAGGAGGAGCGGGCGGTGGTCTGGGAGATCGACCGCCTGACCGGCGCGCGTCGAACGATCGCCACCGGTATCCGAAACCCGACCGCCCTTGCCATCGAACCGACCTCCGGCCAGCTGTGGGCGGTGGTCAATGAGCGGGACGAACTCGGGCCGGAACTGGTGCCCGACTATCTTACCTCAGTGCGCGACGGCGCCTTCTACGGCTGGCCCTACAGCTACTGGGGCAAGACCGTCGATCCGCGCGTCCGTCCGGCGCGTCCCGATCTGGTGGAACGCGCCGTCGCCCCCGACTATGCGCTGGGCTCACACGTCGCTGCGCTGGGTTTGAGTTTCGCCACCAACGGCGGCTTCGGCGGTGGCTTCAGCCAAGGCGCCTTCATCGGTGAGCACGGCAGCTGGAACCGGCAGGACCTGTCCGGCTACAAGGTCAGCTGGGTCGCCTTCAGCAATGGCCGCCCGGTCGGCCAGCCCGTCGACTTCGTGACCGGCTTCCTCGCGGACGGCAAGGCGCGCGGTCGCCCGGTCGGGGTGACCTTCGATCCGCAACGTCGCATCCTGCTGATCGCCGACGACCTGTCCAACACCGTGTGGCGGGTCGCTCCGGCGGGCTGA
- a CDS encoding TIGR02587 family membrane protein encodes MATAAARARSASYLNDLGRAFGGALLFGIPLLMTMEMWSQGVAMDRWRLLAFIAAGLPLLLGLAHYAGFSDRRGLLNDSLDTAVALAVGFGTAAGLLTLFGVVRGDTSLTGFIGMVTLQAIPGAMGALLARRQLAGAGGGETDEGSASYTGELFLMAAGALFLGLNVAPTEEMVLIAYKATPLHALGLILLSLGLLHLIVFRAGFAGQEEADHPVKAFFHFTLPGYAIALAVSLFVLFVFGRMDGHWLPGMVQSVIVLGFPAAIGAAAARLLV; translated from the coding sequence ATGGCGACCGCGGCCGCCCGGGCGAGGAGCGCGAGCTACCTCAACGATCTGGGCCGGGCCTTCGGCGGCGCCCTGCTGTTCGGCATTCCCTTGCTGATGACCATGGAGATGTGGTCGCAGGGTGTCGCCATGGATCGCTGGCGGCTGCTGGCCTTCATTGCAGCGGGCCTGCCGCTTCTTCTCGGGCTCGCCCACTATGCGGGGTTCTCCGACCGGAGAGGTCTTCTCAACGACAGTCTGGATACGGCGGTCGCTCTGGCGGTCGGTTTCGGCACCGCCGCGGGACTGCTCACCCTGTTCGGGGTCGTGCGGGGAGACACGTCACTGACGGGCTTCATCGGCATGGTGACCTTGCAGGCGATACCGGGCGCCATGGGCGCGCTGCTGGCGCGAAGACAGCTGGCGGGCGCGGGCGGCGGGGAGACGGATGAGGGGAGCGCATCCTATACTGGCGAGTTGTTCCTGATGGCCGCCGGCGCCCTGTTCCTCGGTCTGAATGTCGCTCCGACGGAGGAGATGGTCCTGATCGCCTACAAGGCGACGCCGCTGCACGCGCTGGGGCTGATCCTGCTGTCCCTCGGCCTGCTACACCTTATCGTGTTCCGGGCCGGTTTCGCAGGGCAGGAGGAGGCAGACCATCCGGTCAAGGCCTTCTTCCATTTCACCCTGCCGGGTTATGCGATCGCGCTGGCGGTCAGCCTGTTCGTCCTGTTCGTTTTCGGACGCATGGATGGTCACTGGCTGCCCGGCATGGTCCAGAGTGTCATTGTCCTGGGCTTTCCCGCCGCCATCGGCGCGGCGGCGGCCCGTCTGCTGGTGTAA
- a CDS encoding cytochrome c oxidase assembly protein gives MTPDALTWLPYCGPAPAPGEWRWNLDPLLLTALLTTAALLLWRGQGRPRTLGLIATVVLGVIFVSPLCATSSALFSARTVHHVLLVAVAAPLLAWSLPFGRTGSLSLATAVQAVVFWAWHAPSAYAAALSSDAVYWLMQASLLASAVWFWAGVRRASAPSAVGHLLVAMVAMGLLGALLTFADDALYAPHLLTTMAWGLTPLEDQQAAGLIMWAPAAAIYLAAALIILGRWIGPDRPVVRVDQTA, from the coding sequence ATGACGCCCGACGCCCTGACCTGGCTTCCGTACTGCGGTCCGGCTCCGGCGCCCGGCGAATGGCGCTGGAATCTCGACCCGCTGCTTCTGACCGCGCTGCTCACGACGGCGGCGCTTCTTCTGTGGCGCGGACAAGGTCGGCCCCGAACACTCGGCCTGATCGCGACGGTGGTGCTGGGCGTGATCTTCGTCTCCCCATTGTGCGCGACCAGCTCCGCGCTGTTTTCAGCGCGGACGGTGCATCACGTCCTCTTGGTCGCCGTCGCCGCCCCGCTGCTGGCGTGGAGCCTGCCCTTTGGCCGGACCGGCTCGCTGTCTTTGGCGACGGCGGTTCAGGCGGTTGTCTTCTGGGCCTGGCATGCGCCCTCCGCCTACGCCGCCGCCCTGTCCAGCGACGCCGTCTACTGGCTTATGCAGGCCAGCCTTCTGGCCAGCGCCGTCTGGTTCTGGGCAGGGGTGCGCCGCGCCTCGGCGCCGTCGGCCGTCGGCCACCTGCTCGTCGCCATGGTCGCCATGGGGCTTCTCGGCGCACTGCTCACCTTCGCCGACGACGCCCTTTACGCGCCTCACCTGCTGACCACCATGGCATGGGGGCTGACCCCGCTGGAGGATCAGCAAGCGGCAGGCCTGATCATGTGGGCGCCGGCGGCGGCCATCTATCTGGCGGCCGCGCTGATCATCCTGGGGCGCTGGATCGGTCCGGACCGTCCGGTCGTGCGCGTGGATCAGACCGCGTGA
- the ilvC gene encoding ketol-acid reductoisomerase has translation MTQTLPNPLPAYHDADCDLSIIRGKRVAVIGYGSQGRTHALNLRDSGVTEIVIGLKAGSATRAKAQADGFTVLTAGEATTGADVVAVMVSDEAHRDLWRDELEPNIRPGAALIFAHGLSVRFGLVKPRADLDVILASPKGIGPRIRDLYEAGEGVFCLFGVQQDATGGAHALGLSYAAALGCGRKGILETTMKDECESDLFGEQVVLCGGVAELVDGAFMTLVNAGYPPEVAWFECFYELKLVTDLMFEKGIAGAFGRISNTAEYGAYLTGPRIIGDASKAAMDEVLDEVQSGAFVGKLMADYDAGSPELLARRKALGERAIESVGAHLAAVAAKASGTAGG, from the coding sequence ATGACCCAGACCCTACCCAATCCGCTCCCCGCCTACCACGACGCCGACTGCGACCTTTCGATCATCCGCGGCAAGCGGGTGGCCGTGATCGGCTACGGCAGTCAGGGGCGGACCCATGCGCTGAACCTGCGCGATTCGGGCGTGACCGAAATCGTCATCGGGCTGAAGGCGGGCTCGGCCACGCGGGCGAAGGCGCAGGCGGACGGCTTCACCGTCCTGACGGCGGGCGAGGCGACGACGGGGGCGGATGTGGTCGCCGTCATGGTCTCGGACGAGGCGCACCGCGATCTGTGGCGCGACGAACTGGAGCCCAACATCCGGCCGGGCGCGGCCCTGATCTTCGCCCACGGCCTGTCGGTGCGGTTCGGGCTGGTGAAGCCGCGCGCCGACCTCGATGTGATTCTGGCCTCGCCCAAGGGAATCGGGCCGCGCATCCGCGACCTGTACGAGGCCGGGGAGGGGGTCTTCTGCCTGTTCGGCGTGCAGCAGGACGCCACCGGCGGCGCCCATGCGCTGGGCCTGTCTTACGCGGCGGCGCTGGGCTGTGGCCGCAAGGGCATTCTCGAGACCACGATGAAGGACGAGTGCGAAAGCGACCTGTTCGGCGAGCAGGTGGTTCTGTGCGGCGGGGTGGCTGAACTGGTCGACGGGGCCTTCATGACGCTGGTCAACGCCGGCTATCCGCCGGAGGTGGCGTGGTTCGAGTGCTTCTATGAGCTGAAGCTGGTCACAGACCTGATGTTCGAGAAGGGAATCGCCGGAGCGTTCGGGCGAATCTCCAACACGGCCGAGTACGGCGCCTATCTGACCGGGCCGCGCATCATCGGCGACGCTTCAAAGGCGGCGATGGACGAGGTGCTGGACGAGGTTCAGTCCGGCGCTTTCGTGGGCAAGCTGATGGCCGATTACGACGCCGGGTCCCCGGAACTGCTGGCCCGCCGCAAGGCTCTGGGCGAACGCGCCATCGAAAGCGTCGGCGCGCATCTGGCGGCGGTGGCGGCGAAAGCGTCGGGGACGGCGGGGGGCTGA
- a CDS encoding DUF2231 domain-containing protein produces MFAGGLVSDIAYLRTEVIQWTNFSAWLIAGGELFAGVLLAWALISLIFQWRTPERTSALLLAGLLAAAFVIGFLNSLQHSRDGWSSVGAAGLLMSIVCTVLALAAAWIGNAQAIREGAR; encoded by the coding sequence TTGTTCGCCGGGGGGCTGGTCAGCGACATCGCCTATCTGAGGACCGAGGTGATCCAGTGGACCAACTTCTCTGCCTGGTTGATCGCGGGCGGCGAGCTTTTCGCGGGCGTTCTTCTGGCGTGGGCGTTGATCAGTCTGATTTTCCAGTGGCGGACGCCGGAGCGAACCTCTGCCCTGTTACTGGCGGGTCTGCTCGCCGCTGCCTTCGTCATCGGCTTCCTCAACTCGCTCCAGCACAGCAGAGATGGCTGGAGCTCGGTCGGCGCCGCCGGTCTGCTGATGTCCATCGTCTGCACCGTCCTGGCCCTCGCCGCCGCCTGGATTGGAAACGCCCAGGCTATCCGGGAGGGAGCCCGATGA
- the coxB gene encoding cytochrome c oxidase subunit II: protein MTRAAADGTAAWPPPALDPAGPFAEPLNTLSWVLFAMAGSVLLIVLAALGVALFGPRRWRERLGGRKLVWIGGFAFPVVVLTALLIYGLGLTSHLTQEPGPDEMRVRVTGEMWWWRIAYLDGEGREAFQDANELHIPTGRPVVIELDSADVIHSFWVPRLSGKVDMIPGRRNLIRIQADAPGAYGGQCAEYCGGPHALMGFVVVAHEPTAYAAWRARQTAPSPAALQPTIGSQVFARAGCGACHSVAGTAFNGQAGPDLSHVGSRRTLGAGILPNNQGTMAGWISDSQSIKPGNRMPAYPVLTGEELREVSGWLESLK, encoded by the coding sequence ATGACTAGAGCCGCAGCGGACGGAACAGCGGCCTGGCCGCCGCCTGCGCTGGATCCGGCGGGACCCTTCGCCGAGCCGCTGAACACCCTGTCATGGGTCCTGTTCGCCATGGCCGGCTCGGTCTTGCTGATCGTGCTGGCGGCGCTGGGCGTCGCGCTGTTCGGCCCCCGACGCTGGCGCGAGCGGCTGGGCGGGCGCAAGCTTGTCTGGATCGGCGGTTTCGCCTTCCCCGTCGTGGTCCTGACCGCCCTGCTCATCTACGGTCTCGGCCTGACCAGTCACCTGACGCAGGAGCCCGGTCCCGACGAAATGCGCGTGCGTGTCACCGGCGAGATGTGGTGGTGGCGCATCGCCTATCTGGACGGCGAAGGTCGTGAAGCCTTCCAGGACGCCAACGAACTGCACATCCCCACGGGCCGTCCCGTGGTGATCGAACTGGACTCCGCCGACGTCATTCACAGCTTCTGGGTTCCGCGTCTGTCGGGAAAGGTCGACATGATCCCCGGACGCCGCAACCTGATCCGGATTCAGGCCGACGCCCCCGGAGCCTATGGCGGACAGTGTGCTGAATACTGCGGCGGGCCGCACGCCCTGATGGGCTTTGTCGTGGTGGCGCATGAGCCGACGGCCTACGCGGCATGGCGCGCCCGGCAAACCGCGCCCTCTCCCGCAGCCCTTCAGCCGACCATCGGCTCACAGGTCTTCGCCCGCGCCGGATGCGGCGCCTGCCACAGTGTCGCCGGCACGGCCTTCAACGGTCAGGCTGGCCCTGACCTCAGCCACGTCGGCTCACGGCGCACGCTCGGCGCGGGCATTCTTCCCAACAACCAGGGCACGATGGCGGGCTGGATTTCGGACAGCCAGTCGATCAAGCCCGGCAACCGCATGCCGGCCTATCCCGTGCTCACCGGCGAGGAACTGCGCGAGGTTTCCGGCTGGCTCGAGAGCCTGAAGTGA